The uncultured Roseibium sp. genome contains a region encoding:
- a CDS encoding DUF2062 domain-containing protein yields MLFRRRNKPTNIERLRVAVWPRNSWSRSTRYFGKRVLRLTATPHAIAIGFAAGAFASFTPLVGFHFILAFIIAYIVRGNLIASALGTSVGNPLTFPFIWASTFKIGQLILGNDAAPAGHDIHKEFARRLLDSSLDVLLPMFKPMLVGAVPLGTITALICYLLVYKSVEVYQTRRKASIARKRAPFPAPHAAGLEEIDK; encoded by the coding sequence ATGCTGTTCCGCCGCCGCAACAAGCCCACCAATATCGAACGCCTTCGCGTGGCCGTCTGGCCGCGCAACAGCTGGTCGCGCTCGACACGCTATTTCGGAAAACGCGTCCTGCGCCTGACCGCGACGCCGCATGCGATTGCGATCGGATTTGCCGCCGGCGCCTTCGCATCCTTCACGCCTCTGGTCGGCTTCCACTTCATTCTTGCTTTTATTATCGCCTATATCGTTCGCGGCAATCTGATCGCCTCCGCCCTTGGAACCTCTGTCGGCAACCCTTTGACCTTCCCGTTCATCTGGGCCTCCACCTTCAAGATCGGTCAGTTGATCCTGGGCAACGATGCGGCCCCTGCCGGGCATGACATCCACAAGGAATTCGCAAGGCGGCTACTGGACAGCTCTCTCGACGTCCTGCTGCCAATGTTCAAACCAATGCTGGTCGGGGCTGTGCCTCTGGGAACGATCACCGCCTTGATCTGCTATTTACTTGTCTACAAAAGCGTCGAAGTGTACCAGACACGACGGAAGGCCTCGATTGCCCGCAAACGCGCACCGTTCCCGGCCCCGCATGCTGCGGGACTGGAAGAAATCGACAAATAG